The proteins below come from a single Nitrosospira sp. Is2 genomic window:
- a CDS encoding 5-methyltetrahydropteroyltriglutamate--homocysteine methyltransferase, with the protein MTIPTEPIGSIPRPPELLEALANNDPLDPRIDHLYENAIRDTIAEFEATGSPVITDGEQKKYHNFWTYSVHGLTNTTPDGFTIPFQAGHCRRMPKLVSGPFRYRVYADQYLDVAMRYARVPVKQAVISPSALSLMYPADDIPGYSRAEFIDDLLNEHETEVRRCLNRGAHKVQIDFTEGRLAIKLDPTGKLLNSFIDLNNLALSRFNPEELMRIGVHTCPGGDWDSTHSAEVDYAELLPSLFQLKARNFYIALATEQDRVRVLKIIRAHMKPEQRIFIGVTAPIEARMETPEEIRDRVLEAAEYISVDQLGTTDDCGFSPFCDDTSTSRDTAFRKIQARVLGTALAWKVISGQSVMETSIT; encoded by the coding sequence ATGACAATACCAACGGAACCTATCGGCAGTATCCCCCGCCCGCCCGAGCTGCTCGAGGCCCTGGCGAATAACGATCCCCTCGACCCCAGGATCGATCACTTGTACGAAAATGCAATCCGCGACACGATCGCCGAGTTTGAAGCGACCGGTTCGCCTGTTATAACCGATGGCGAACAGAAGAAGTACCATAACTTCTGGACCTACAGCGTGCATGGCCTCACCAATACCACGCCTGACGGGTTCACGATTCCCTTTCAGGCGGGCCATTGCCGGCGCATGCCGAAGCTCGTATCCGGTCCGTTTCGTTATCGGGTCTATGCGGATCAATATCTGGATGTGGCGATGCGCTACGCGCGCGTACCGGTCAAGCAGGCCGTTATCTCCCCTTCCGCCTTAAGCCTCATGTACCCCGCCGATGACATACCCGGCTACTCGCGGGCGGAATTCATCGACGATCTGCTAAATGAACATGAAACCGAGGTTCGCCGCTGTCTCAACCGGGGCGCGCATAAAGTCCAGATTGACTTTACAGAAGGCAGGCTCGCGATAAAACTCGACCCGACGGGCAAGCTCCTGAACAGCTTTATCGATCTGAACAACTTGGCGCTCTCGCGTTTCAACCCGGAAGAATTGATGCGAATCGGGGTGCATACCTGCCCGGGTGGCGACTGGGATTCCACCCATAGCGCCGAGGTGGATTATGCCGAGCTATTGCCGAGCCTGTTCCAGTTGAAAGCGAGGAATTTTTATATTGCGCTCGCTACCGAGCAGGACCGCGTGCGCGTTCTGAAAATCATCCGCGCCCATATGAAGCCCGAGCAGCGGATTTTCATCGGCGTCACCGCCCCGATAGAGGCGCGCATGGAGACGCCGGAAGAAATCCGGGACCGGGTTCTGGAAGCGGCGGAATACATCTCCGTCGATCAATTGGGCACCACCGACGATTGCGGCTTCTCGCCTTTTTGCGATGACACGTCCACCAGCCGCGATACCGCGTTCAGGAAGATACAGGCACGCGTGCTGGGAACGGCTCTCGCATGGAAGGTGATCTCTGGTCAATCGGTGATGGAGACGTCCATAACCTGA
- a CDS encoding O-acetylhomoserine aminocarboxypropyltransferase/cysteine synthase family protein gives MKLESLALHHGYQSDPTTKAAAVPIYQTTSYTFDNTQHGADLFDLKVAGNIYTRIMNPTTAVLEQRIAEMEGGVGAVAVASGMAAITYAIQCITSAGENIVSTSQLYGGTYNLFAHTLPRQGIDVRMVANDDYEDIERQIDSNTRAIFCESIGNPSGNIADIGKLAEIAHGHGVPLIVDSTVSTPYLCQPFQLGADIVVHSLTKYIGGHGTTIGGIIVDSGKFDWMKHNARFPLMNEPDPSYHGVVYTEAFGPAAFIGRCRVVPLRNTGAALSPHSAFLLLQGLETLGLRIERHCENALKVAQYLESHPKVEWVNYAGLAGSRYNDLCNRISRGKASGILSFSIKGGAASGSQFIDALKMVLRLVNIGDAKSLACHPASTTHRQLNAEELKASGVTEGMVRISVGIEHIDDIIEDIAQALEEVVL, from the coding sequence ATGAAACTGGAATCGCTGGCCCTGCATCACGGCTACCAATCTGACCCCACGACGAAAGCCGCCGCAGTTCCCATTTATCAGACCACTTCCTATACGTTCGATAACACCCAGCACGGCGCAGATTTATTCGATCTGAAGGTCGCGGGAAATATCTACACGCGGATAATGAATCCCACCACGGCGGTGCTGGAACAGCGCATCGCGGAAATGGAGGGCGGCGTTGGCGCAGTCGCTGTTGCCTCGGGCATGGCCGCCATCACCTATGCCATTCAATGCATTACCAGCGCCGGTGAGAATATTGTGAGCACCAGCCAGCTATATGGCGGCACCTATAATCTTTTCGCGCATACGTTACCGCGGCAGGGGATCGATGTGCGCATGGTGGCGAACGATGACTACGAGGATATTGAACGGCAGATCGACAGCAATACCAGAGCGATCTTTTGCGAGTCGATCGGCAATCCCTCCGGAAATATCGCCGATATCGGGAAGCTGGCCGAGATCGCCCATGGTCATGGCGTGCCCCTGATTGTCGACAGCACCGTTTCCACGCCTTATCTGTGCCAGCCGTTCCAACTGGGTGCCGACATCGTCGTGCATTCACTGACCAAATATATCGGCGGCCATGGCACGACGATAGGCGGGATCATCGTCGATTCAGGGAAGTTCGACTGGATGAAACACAATGCACGCTTTCCACTGATGAATGAACCTGATCCCTCCTACCATGGCGTCGTCTATACGGAGGCGTTCGGTCCCGCCGCGTTCATCGGCCGTTGCCGGGTGGTGCCGCTGCGCAATACCGGCGCGGCGCTGTCGCCGCACAGCGCGTTTCTATTGCTGCAGGGACTTGAAACGCTCGGGTTGAGAATCGAAAGGCACTGTGAAAATGCGCTGAAAGTGGCGCAGTACCTCGAAAGCCATCCAAAGGTGGAGTGGGTGAATTATGCGGGGCTGGCCGGCAGCCGATATAATGATCTATGCAACCGCATCAGCAGGGGCAAAGCCTCGGGCATACTGAGCTTCAGTATCAAAGGCGGAGCGGCGTCCGGGAGCCAGTTCATCGACGCGCTGAAGATGGTTCTGCGCCTGGTGAATATCGGCGATGCCAAGTCCCTCGCATGCCACCCGGCCTCCACCACCCATCGGCAACTCAATGCCGAGGAACTGAAAGCTTCGGGGGTGACCGAGGGCATGGTCAGGATATCTGTCGGGATAGAACATATCGACGATATCATCGAAGATATCGCCCAGGCACTCGAGGAAGTTGTTCTTTAG
- a CDS encoding fatty acid desaturase, whose translation MMMFRRIEETCFRYKGSLIPSISALLYCHLAYFGGAALVLSLNPVLMGIGTIGLTHGMVIAAYLIHDCAHNALFKSPHHNALMGSQLNWLTGGCYGTYADLRAQHMRHHVDHADIIGFDYRPYLVRHPVQLRIVKALEWLYVPAVEIIMHGALVIAPFIVEEKKNQRLRTAMVIAVRFSLLAVLFLYSAAAYACYLFAYVLFLTILRFMDALQHNYEIVLPSRKGRAAHEGLEGPEEFGAPGRRGDRAYEHAHTFSNPVSVARPWLNLVTLNFGYHNAHHARPTAPWHALPALHNELYGRVSGEQRGNEAIFAIPFLKQLSSFHSGRVARILGDDCETKGNRFAQRLEHGRAVGATGMSFLTPV comes from the coding sequence ATGATGATGTTCAGAAGAATTGAAGAAACCTGTTTTCGTTACAAAGGCAGCCTGATCCCGAGCATCTCGGCGCTGCTTTACTGCCACCTGGCCTATTTCGGCGGAGCTGCGCTCGTCCTGTCGCTGAATCCCGTCCTGATGGGAATCGGTACTATCGGGCTGACGCACGGCATGGTCATCGCCGCGTACCTCATCCACGACTGCGCCCACAACGCCCTGTTCAAGTCGCCGCATCATAATGCCCTTATGGGAAGCCAGTTAAACTGGCTCACAGGTGGGTGTTATGGAACGTATGCGGACCTGCGCGCACAGCATATGCGACACCACGTCGATCATGCCGACATTATTGGCTTCGACTACCGACCATACCTCGTGCGCCATCCAGTCCAGCTCAGGATTGTAAAAGCACTGGAGTGGCTTTATGTGCCGGCGGTGGAAATCATCATGCATGGGGCGCTCGTGATCGCGCCGTTTATCGTTGAGGAAAAGAAAAATCAGAGGCTGCGGACCGCAATGGTAATCGCCGTGCGCTTCAGCCTGCTGGCCGTGCTGTTCCTGTATTCGGCTGCAGCCTATGCGTGTTACCTCTTTGCCTATGTCCTGTTCCTGACGATCTTGCGCTTCATGGATGCGCTGCAGCACAACTACGAAATCGTCTTGCCCTCGCGCAAGGGGCGCGCGGCGCATGAGGGGCTGGAGGGGCCCGAGGAGTTCGGAGCACCGGGCCGTAGAGGCGATCGGGCGTATGAGCATGCGCATACATTCAGTAACCCGGTTTCCGTTGCGCGCCCGTGGCTGAATCTCGTGACGCTCAATTTCGGCTACCACAATGCGCATCATGCGCGGCCCACCGCGCCGTGGCACGCGTTGCCGGCCCTGCATAACGAGTTATACGGCCGGGTATCCGGGGAACAGCGGGGCAACGAGGCGATATTCGCGATTCCGTTTCTCAAGCAGCTATCGAGCTTTCATAGCGGCAGGGTAGCCAGAATTCTGGGCGATGATTGCGAAACGAAAGGCAACAGGTTTGCGCAACGCCTGGAGCACGGGCGAGCCGTTGGCGCCACCGGCATGTCTTTTCTCACGCCAGTGTGA
- a CDS encoding MarR family transcriptional regulator, which produces MNTPCRYSDTRRREFIDLLNDTDQYWVEVMGDRLFHDLNYYDLFTRMWLRSNKARDGRNGLNSRNGSGGLMETFRKSELYQLMPNVSQRTAIKYIQIAIDNGLLVEQADPGDLRSRRITMSADLKRKIELFLDYSISVFEAFPRGDVAMGDRSAYGGAEHDA; this is translated from the coding sequence ATGAATACACCTTGCCGCTACTCCGACACGAGGCGTCGCGAGTTCATCGACCTGCTCAACGATACCGACCAGTACTGGGTAGAGGTGATGGGCGACAGACTCTTCCACGACCTGAATTATTACGATCTGTTCACCAGGATGTGGCTGAGATCGAATAAAGCCCGCGATGGCCGAAATGGCCTGAATAGCCGCAATGGTTCGGGTGGCCTCATGGAAACTTTTCGCAAATCCGAGCTGTATCAGCTCATGCCGAATGTCAGCCAGCGAACGGCAATCAAATACATTCAGATCGCGATCGATAACGGCCTGCTCGTAGAGCAGGCCGATCCCGGCGATCTCCGTTCCAGGCGAATTACGATGTCGGCCGATCTCAAGCGCAAAATCGAGTTATTCCTCGATTACTCCATTTCGGTATTCGAGGCATTTCCCCGCGGCGACGTCGCGATGGGAGATCGGAGCGCTTACGGGGGAGCCGAACATGACGCCTGA
- a CDS encoding FAD-dependent oxidoreductase, translating into MDTTSVWRATAPKAALPSLQGDIATDVVIVGGGITGVTLALNLAEQGIPAVLLEARDAGFGSTGNSTGNLYETVSRGIHRIIDRWDKDVAHAVTVARREAVDQIERRVQKYGIGCGFRRCALYRYATSEEGKERVEKEYQGSLDAGLRVRWEPSLPPPFHPPHGQVMVLDNQAQFHPQAYVRELARQAAGHGCLIFEDSMVLEVDTDQRVVRTVRGKVSAKHIVLATHSPKGLHLVQAGMVVNREYGLATRIEKDGFPAGIFWGSGVDRISARELGVDDETYLICVGEEHKTGQEDANINLDRLEAAAAAHFHVRDIAFRWSAQNYAAADSLPYIGKDATGCFIATGFETDGLTWGTVAASIITDEIIGRDNLFAPLVKPSRFSPVKGAKGLVEENVAVLKSFIKDYVTDRPGIPLSQLMPGKGDIVKVAGESLAAYMDPNGNLLLVSPVCTHMKCKVHWNSVEKSWDCPCHGSRFAPDGTVIEGPATEPLQRHFLQDVE; encoded by the coding sequence GTGGACACAACTTCTGTCTGGCGCGCAACGGCGCCTAAAGCCGCTCTTCCATCCCTCCAGGGGGATATCGCTACCGATGTTGTGATCGTGGGCGGCGGCATCACCGGCGTCACACTCGCCTTGAATCTCGCCGAGCAAGGCATTCCGGCTGTATTGCTGGAGGCGCGCGACGCGGGCTTCGGCAGCACCGGCAACTCCACCGGCAATCTGTACGAGACCGTCAGCCGCGGCATACACCGTATTATCGACCGGTGGGACAAAGACGTCGCGCATGCGGTTACCGTAGCCCGCCGTGAAGCGGTCGATCAGATCGAGCGCCGGGTACAGAAGTACGGAATCGGGTGCGGTTTCCGCCGTTGCGCGCTCTATCGCTATGCGACCTCGGAGGAGGGGAAGGAGCGCGTGGAAAAGGAATACCAGGGCTCGCTTGATGCTGGATTGAGGGTGCGTTGGGAACCCTCCCTCCCCCCGCCCTTCCACCCGCCGCACGGACAGGTGATGGTCCTGGATAATCAGGCCCAGTTTCATCCACAGGCGTACGTGCGCGAGCTGGCCCGCCAGGCAGCAGGGCATGGTTGCCTTATCTTTGAAGATTCCATGGTTCTGGAAGTGGATACGGATCAGCGCGTGGTGCGCACCGTCCGCGGGAAGGTGAGTGCGAAGCATATCGTTCTCGCCACCCACTCACCGAAGGGCCTGCACCTGGTGCAGGCCGGAATGGTGGTGAACCGCGAGTATGGGCTCGCCACCCGCATCGAGAAGGATGGGTTTCCCGCCGGCATATTCTGGGGCAGCGGCGTGGACCGGATCTCGGCCCGCGAGCTGGGGGTCGATGATGAAACCTACCTGATCTGTGTCGGCGAGGAGCACAAGACCGGGCAGGAAGACGCCAACATCAACCTCGACCGGCTTGAAGCGGCCGCCGCTGCGCACTTTCATGTGCGCGATATCGCATTTCGCTGGTCTGCCCAGAATTACGCCGCCGCTGACAGCCTGCCCTACATCGGCAAGGACGCTACCGGGTGCTTTATTGCGACCGGCTTTGAGACCGACGGGCTCACCTGGGGAACGGTTGCCGCATCCATTATCACGGACGAGATCATCGGCCGCGACAACCTGTTCGCACCGCTCGTCAAGCCAAGCCGCTTTTCACCCGTGAAAGGGGCGAAGGGCCTGGTGGAAGAGAACGTGGCGGTGTTGAAATCCTTCATCAAGGATTACGTGACGGACCGGCCCGGGATTCCGTTATCGCAGCTCATGCCCGGCAAGGGCGACATCGTGAAAGTCGCCGGCGAGTCACTGGCAGCCTACATGGACCCCAACGGCAACCTGTTGCTTGTCTCACCGGTCTGCACCCACATGAAGTGCAAGGTGCACTGGAACAGCGTCGAAAAAAGCTGGGATTGTCCCTGCCACGGGAGCCGCTTCGCGCCCGACGGGACTGTGATCGAGGGGCCTGCAACCGAGCCGCTGCAGCGCCATTTTCTGCAAGACGTCGAATAA
- a CDS encoding MgtC/SapB family protein: MSEGWQEIWEVVGAEFSDLPTTAEFIRVALRLVIAAALGALLGLEREHSGKAAGMRTHMLVAVGAALLVLVPQQMHMSDADLSRIIQGVVTGIGFLGAGTILKSTSVSEATVKGLTTAAGLWLTAAIGITAGLGREASAVLSTVLALVILHLVPHIWPKAGRP; the protein is encoded by the coding sequence ATGAGCGAAGGGTGGCAAGAAATCTGGGAAGTTGTGGGAGCAGAATTTTCCGATCTGCCGACCACGGCCGAGTTCATACGCGTTGCCTTGCGGCTCGTAATCGCTGCCGCGCTAGGGGCCTTGCTGGGGTTGGAGCGGGAGCACAGCGGCAAGGCGGCCGGCATGCGCACGCATATGCTGGTCGCGGTCGGCGCCGCGCTTCTGGTGCTCGTTCCTCAGCAGATGCACATGTCCGATGCCGATTTGTCCCGCATCATCCAGGGCGTGGTGACAGGTATCGGGTTCCTGGGCGCCGGGACCATCCTTAAAAGCACAAGCGTAAGCGAGGCAACCGTAAAGGGCCTGACGACCGCGGCTGGCTTATGGCTGACGGCGGCTATCGGCATCACCGCAGGGTTGGGGCGCGAGGCTTCTGCCGTTCTAAGCACGGTCCTGGCGCTGGTCATATTGCACCTCGTGCCCCATATATGGCCCAAGGCGGGCAGGCCTTGA
- a CDS encoding di-heme-cytochrome C peroxidase, with the protein MKAGLAFLIAVLPLLAPLPAFAGTPVDTNQGTSWTADTRKDFYSRDQGSRIMPLRWIAALKQPNGEPFMAASLGRYGYLPNEESRPAGLPVGFTVAAGSDGQEIGMNCSACHTRQIEVDGIPYRIDGGPGIVDFQSFLADLDQAVHTVLTDARAFADFARAVLGPSPTPDEKTKLRAAVQAWHLPYHTLVKRALPSPAWGPARLDAVSMIFNRLTGLDIGPPPTYMIPENIKPATAPVRYPFLWNAAIQDKTQWPGFADNGNNILGLARNLGEVYGVFGVFHPKKDSWRLLGIDYLHHNSANFQGLHALEDLVRKIGAPKWPWQIDQALASKGKEIFARTTAQGGCADCHAIRPGETRFFDQKTWATPVQDVGTDSREYSVLGWTVKTGVLEGAKIPFLDGPLKPVDTAFNVLGTAVIGSILQHYVPVLMQAEGQRQTTGALKDAPSPFPPETASLKGAFRVPAAVAKGTPSYAYEARVLEGIWAAAPYLHNGSVPTLAELLKPAAERVSSFKIGPAYDLVNVGLAAEQTRFDYTLQTTDCSDRNSGNSRCGHEFGTTLSPEEKKALLEYLKTL; encoded by the coding sequence ATGAAAGCCGGACTTGCATTTTTGATCGCCGTGCTCCCGCTGCTTGCGCCACTGCCTGCATTCGCGGGTACGCCGGTAGACACCAATCAGGGCACCAGCTGGACTGCCGATACGCGCAAAGACTTCTACAGTCGCGATCAGGGTTCTCGCATCATGCCGTTACGCTGGATCGCCGCCCTGAAGCAGCCCAATGGCGAACCCTTCATGGCGGCGAGCCTCGGCCGCTATGGTTATCTGCCCAACGAGGAAAGCCGGCCCGCCGGGCTGCCGGTCGGCTTTACCGTCGCCGCCGGGAGCGATGGCCAGGAAATCGGCATGAATTGCTCTGCCTGCCATACCCGTCAGATCGAAGTCGATGGTATTCCCTATCGCATAGACGGCGGTCCCGGCATCGTCGACTTCCAGAGTTTCCTCGCCGATCTGGATCAGGCGGTGCATACGGTGCTTACGGATGCGCGGGCATTTGCCGATTTCGCCCGCGCGGTGCTGGGGCCGTCGCCGACGCCGGATGAAAAGACAAAGTTGCGTGCAGCGGTGCAGGCGTGGCACCTGCCCTATCATACCCTCGTGAAGCGAGCCTTGCCGTCGCCCGCATGGGGCCCGGCAAGGCTGGACGCCGTGTCGATGATTTTCAATCGTCTCACCGGCCTCGATATCGGGCCGCCGCCCACTTACATGATTCCCGAGAATATCAAGCCTGCAACCGCGCCGGTCCGCTATCCATTCCTCTGGAACGCGGCGATTCAGGACAAGACTCAGTGGCCCGGCTTCGCGGACAACGGCAATAATATTCTGGGGCTGGCCCGTAATCTCGGGGAGGTTTACGGCGTGTTCGGCGTGTTTCATCCGAAAAAGGATTCCTGGCGACTGCTGGGCATCGATTACCTGCACCATAACTCCGCGAATTTCCAGGGCCTGCATGCGCTGGAGGATTTGGTGCGCAAGATCGGGGCACCCAAATGGCCATGGCAGATCGATCAAGCACTTGCCAGCAAAGGCAAGGAGATTTTTGCCCGCACGACCGCGCAGGGCGGCTGTGCCGATTGTCATGCAATCCGCCCCGGCGAAACCCGCTTTTTCGACCAAAAGACCTGGGCGACGCCCGTACAGGATGTCGGTACCGATTCGCGCGAATACAGCGTGCTCGGCTGGACGGTGAAGACGGGGGTGCTGGAAGGCGCTAAAATCCCGTTTCTTGATGGACCGCTCAAACCCGTCGATACCGCGTTCAACGTGCTGGGAACAGCGGTAATCGGCTCCATTCTCCAGCACTATGTGCCGGTATTGATGCAAGCGGAGGGTCAGCGCCAGACAACGGGCGCACTCAAAGATGCGCCATCGCCCTTTCCGCCGGAAACAGCATCGCTAAAAGGCGCTTTCAGGGTACCCGCGGCAGTGGCAAAGGGAACGCCTTCGTATGCCTATGAAGCGCGCGTGCTTGAGGGCATCTGGGCCGCGGCTCCGTATCTGCATAATGGCTCGGTGCCAACACTGGCCGAGTTACTGAAACCGGCAGCCGAACGCGTCAGTTCGTTCAAGATCGGGCCGGCCTATGACCTGGTCAATGTTGGCCTCGCCGCCGAACAGACCAGGTTCGACTATACTTTGCAAACCACGGACTGCAGCGACCGCAATTCGGGAAACAGCCGCTGCGGCCATGAATTCGGCACTACCCTTTCGCCGGAAGAGAAAAAAGCGTTGCTCGAATATCTCAAGACCCTTTAG
- a CDS encoding protein adenylyltransferase SelO, with the protein MSQSNLQPSTPPAPAAKLVALNDLKFDNRFVRELPGDPETRNGSRQVRDACYTRVEPTPVNAPRLLAWSDPVGEMLGIARPLSATGPEAQVLAGNRVLPGMEPYAARYGGHQFGHWAGQLGDGRAMTLGEVLGPDGIRRELQLKGAGRTPYSRTADGRAVLRSSVREFLCSEAMHYLGVPTTRALSLVATGDAVMRDMFYNGNLQAEPGAVVCRVAPSFIRFGNFEIFSAHGELELLKRLADFVIAEYFPELRLPGPAAASAAASVSPSSSPDHSVYARWFEEICGRTGTLIAHWMRVGFVHGVMNTDNMSILGLTIDYGPYGWLEGFDLHWTPNTTDAQGRRYCYGNQPGIAQWNLVRLGNALAPLINDDVELERGLAVFAETFEQAWRGMLADKLGLVSLGQEGDDALLADMFELLQQVETDMTLFFRGLMNIPLDSSFETIDSAGGEVALAGMLRRAFYDEAQAFAPQHLTRLASWLRRYVARTRLDRRDGLGAESTDARYQRMSRANPKYVLRNYLAQQAIEALERDDATVIERIMNVLRNPYDEQPEHDELAEKRPEWARHKAGCSALSCSS; encoded by the coding sequence ATGAGCCAGAGCAACCTTCAGCCTAGCACTCCTCCCGCTCCTGCGGCCAAGCTTGTCGCCCTGAACGATCTCAAATTCGACAACCGCTTCGTCCGGGAGTTGCCGGGAGATCCGGAGACGCGCAACGGTTCGCGGCAGGTGAGAGACGCGTGTTATACACGCGTGGAGCCCACACCCGTGAACGCGCCAAGGCTGCTCGCCTGGTCGGATCCGGTGGGGGAAATGCTCGGCATCGCGCGTCCGCTCTCGGCTACTGGACCGGAGGCCCAGGTCCTGGCCGGCAATCGCGTTCTACCCGGCATGGAGCCCTACGCCGCGCGCTACGGCGGACATCAATTCGGCCATTGGGCGGGCCAGCTCGGGGATGGGCGGGCGATGACTCTTGGGGAAGTGCTCGGTCCCGACGGTATTCGCCGCGAGTTGCAGCTCAAGGGCGCAGGCAGAACGCCGTACTCTCGTACCGCCGACGGCCGGGCGGTATTGCGCTCTTCGGTGAGGGAATTTCTCTGCAGCGAAGCCATGCACTACCTCGGCGTGCCTACTACACGGGCGTTGAGTCTGGTTGCCACCGGAGACGCGGTGATGCGGGACATGTTTTATAATGGTAATCTCCAGGCCGAACCGGGTGCTGTCGTGTGCCGGGTCGCCCCTTCATTCATTCGTTTCGGCAATTTCGAGATATTTTCCGCCCACGGGGAGCTGGAGCTGCTCAAAAGGCTCGCCGACTTTGTAATCGCTGAATACTTTCCCGAATTGCGCCTGCCTGGTCCCGCCGCAGCTTCCGCTGCCGCATCCGTTTCGCCGTCGTCGTCGCCGGACCATTCTGTGTATGCGCGCTGGTTCGAGGAAATCTGCGGCCGCACAGGGACGCTGATCGCGCATTGGATGCGAGTCGGCTTTGTCCATGGCGTAATGAATACCGACAACATGTCAATATTGGGCCTCACGATCGACTACGGCCCCTATGGCTGGCTGGAGGGATTCGATCTGCATTGGACGCCTAATACCACGGACGCACAGGGAAGACGTTACTGCTATGGAAACCAGCCGGGAATTGCGCAATGGAATCTTGTCCGGCTTGGGAACGCGCTTGCCCCACTGATCAACGATGATGTGGAACTGGAGCGAGGACTGGCGGTTTTTGCCGAAACCTTCGAGCAAGCCTGGCGCGGCATGCTTGCGGACAAGCTCGGGCTGGTCTCACTGGGGCAGGAAGGGGATGACGCCTTGCTGGCCGACATGTTCGAATTGCTGCAGCAGGTGGAAACGGACATGACGCTTTTTTTCCGCGGCCTGATGAACATTCCCCTGGACAGCTCATTTGAAACGATCGACAGCGCAGGCGGCGAAGTCGCCCTGGCAGGCATGCTGCGGCGGGCGTTCTATGATGAGGCGCAGGCTTTTGCCCCCCAGCACCTGACGCGGCTCGCCTCCTGGCTGCGCCGTTATGTCGCCCGCACCCGTCTGGACCGGCGGGATGGGCTGGGCGCGGAGTCAACGGATGCACGTTACCAGCGTATGAGTCGCGCCAACCCCAAGTATGTGCTGCGCAATTATCTGGCGCAGCAGGCAATCGAGGCGCTGGAAAGGGACGACGCGACGGTAATTGAACGAATCATGAATGTGTTGCGCAATCCGTATGACGAGCAACCCGAGCATGACGAACTGGCGGAGAAGCGCCCTGAATGGGCACGCCACAAGGCGGGATGCTCGGCGCTGTCATGCAGTTCGTAA
- a CDS encoding glycine zipper family protein, with product MSSTLKAASHRVAFQRVAPILLVLLLASCATIPSGPSIMALPGSGKSFDQFRSDDVYCKQYALEQVQEMTPNRAAILSGAGTAALGTAVGAAAGAAFGGASGAAIGAGSGLLGGTLMGSGTSRASGDIRQQRYDIGYTQCMYGKGHRVPVSGQILDSGANRGYDSPSQPSSSGSMPPPPPPGSPPPPPQ from the coding sequence ATGTCATCCACGCTTAAAGCAGCTTCCCATCGAGTAGCCTTCCAGCGGGTAGCCCCCATTTTGCTGGTCTTGCTGCTGGCCTCCTGCGCAACCATACCGAGCGGTCCGAGCATCATGGCGTTGCCTGGCTCGGGCAAGTCCTTCGACCAGTTTCGCAGCGACGATGTGTACTGCAAGCAGTATGCGCTTGAACAAGTGCAGGAAATGACGCCCAACCGGGCCGCGATATTGAGCGGGGCGGGAACTGCGGCCCTTGGCACCGCAGTGGGCGCCGCGGCCGGCGCGGCATTCGGAGGGGCAAGCGGCGCAGCGATAGGAGCAGGCAGCGGCCTGTTGGGAGGCACCCTGATGGGGTCGGGCACCTCCAGGGCCTCGGGAGATATCCGGCAGCAACGCTATGACATCGGGTACACCCAGTGCATGTACGGCAAAGGTCATCGGGTGCCGGTTTCCGGCCAGATCCTGGACAGCGGCGCAAACCGGGGATATGACTCGCCATCGCAGCCTTCTTCATCCGGTTCCATGCCTCCTCCCCCGCCGCCCGGCAGCCCGCCTCCGCCCCCCCAGTAG